A window from Mycolicibacterium tokaiense encodes these proteins:
- a CDS encoding SRPBCC family protein — MTTSLPALEDITGPLEGVTRIETSSRLQATPVIMEMMRSVYPHDQVFGQYCTVNEYIDCPPDELFAYLSDTRSLEEWTYSLRGFTPVDSSGLWLAYDRLGEETAIYTRTVANADARTVDYHCAWDQGEHLWMIYLMRVVDAQTVLNKPGSVVLWTNCRHPFYNHNPYPETAPEGRPVWVGDFWDMFGPGHQLEMQNLKAIAEYRHHNGLPITPDWMK, encoded by the coding sequence CCGGGCCACTGGAGGGCGTCACCAGAATCGAGACCAGCTCACGCTTGCAGGCCACCCCGGTCATCATGGAGATGATGCGTTCGGTCTATCCGCACGATCAGGTGTTCGGCCAGTACTGCACCGTCAACGAATACATCGACTGCCCACCTGACGAGCTCTTCGCCTACCTCTCCGACACCCGCAGTCTCGAAGAGTGGACCTACAGCCTGCGGGGTTTCACTCCGGTGGATTCCTCGGGCCTGTGGCTGGCCTATGACCGCCTGGGCGAAGAGACCGCAATCTACACCCGCACCGTCGCCAACGCCGACGCCCGCACGGTGGACTACCACTGTGCATGGGACCAGGGTGAGCACCTCTGGATGATCTACCTGATGCGGGTGGTCGACGCCCAGACGGTGTTGAACAAGCCCGGCTCGGTGGTGCTGTGGACCAACTGCCGCCACCCGTTCTACAACCACAACCCCTACCCGGAGACCGCCCCCGAGGGCCGTCCCGTCTGGGTCGGCGACTTCTGGGACATGTTCGGTCCCGGCCATCAGCTCGAGATGCAGAACCTGAAGGCCATCGCGGAGTACCGCCACCACAACGGCCTGCCCATCACCCCCGACTGGATGAAGTGA
- a CDS encoding 3-oxoacyl-ACP synthase III family protein, whose protein sequence is MNTVSLVDVSTYLPRNRVPADYYAHFAGTDDLRENLMFRAPEYRHHAAPDQTNTDMVARACAGLVSRHGSDVLADVDILLTHSQLPDLPIMGAGGEIAHRLGMNPEWIIDVHNGGCASFVLMLKLARQMLAAGAGRTALIAVSQTCAGKVFDQTEVRTKAQSSVPGDGAAVGLLEVSDRSPILDVECRYYGEHAGDMTLAADPPRQWWQAGTGQGYVSFTEAKITQVLARGNRLVPEVASAVCDRIGVKSRDLDLLVTNQPNRVFLRNWNEALEVPRERHRDTFHQCGNLFGVGIPVNFEAAINDGQVTAGDTVMMAGFAHAGDFAGAAAVRWGGRP, encoded by the coding sequence ATGAACACCGTGAGCCTGGTCGATGTGTCGACCTACCTGCCCCGAAACCGGGTCCCGGCAGACTATTACGCGCACTTCGCCGGCACCGACGACCTCCGGGAGAACCTGATGTTCCGGGCACCGGAATATCGTCACCACGCCGCCCCGGATCAGACCAACACCGACATGGTGGCCCGGGCCTGCGCCGGTCTGGTGTCACGCCACGGCTCAGACGTGCTCGCCGACGTCGACATCCTGCTCACCCACTCGCAGCTGCCGGACCTTCCGATCATGGGCGCGGGCGGCGAGATCGCCCACCGGCTCGGCATGAACCCCGAATGGATCATCGATGTCCACAACGGCGGTTGCGCCTCTTTCGTCCTGATGCTCAAGCTCGCCCGTCAGATGCTGGCCGCCGGTGCCGGCCGCACCGCCCTGATCGCCGTCTCACAGACCTGCGCGGGCAAGGTCTTCGACCAGACCGAGGTCCGCACCAAAGCGCAGTCGTCGGTTCCCGGCGACGGCGCCGCGGTGGGGCTCCTCGAGGTGTCCGACCGCTCACCCATCCTGGACGTGGAGTGCCGCTACTACGGCGAGCACGCCGGTGACATGACGCTGGCCGCTGACCCGCCCCGGCAGTGGTGGCAGGCGGGCACCGGGCAGGGATACGTCAGTTTCACCGAAGCCAAGATCACCCAGGTGCTGGCCCGGGGCAACAGATTGGTTCCCGAGGTGGCTTCGGCGGTCTGCGACCGCATCGGCGTCAAGTCGAGGGACCTCGATCTGCTCGTCACCAATCAGCCGAACCGGGTGTTCCTGCGAAACTGGAACGAGGCTCTGGAGGTGCCGCGGGAGCGTCACCGCGACACGTTCCACCAGTGCGGCAACCTCTTCGGCGTCGGGATCCCGGTCAACTTCGAGGCCGCCATCAACGACGGTCAGGTCACCGCCGGTGACACCGTGATGATGGCGGGCTTCGCCCACGCCGGTGACTTCGCCGGGGCGGCCGCCGTCCGCTGGGGAGGCCGGCCATGA
- a CDS encoding pyridoxal phosphate-dependent aminotransferase: MTGALRLDLGQDEQPMPVDPTALSLNENPFPPLPSVREAIDNAVRAANRYPEFLPERLRRVIGSHIGVDAGQVVIGAGATGVAMQVLSAVTSPGDQIVLSTPTFDGYPILARMARLSPVVISLDRRGHHDLDAMADAAAGARVVVLCRPHNPTGTLETPADVHRFLLRVPAETVVLIDEAYIEFVARQLRLDTRVIIAQFPNVVVVRTFSKAYGLAGIRVGYGFCAPELARTLWAMQMPFGTASTGVAAVTASYAAEDQLRRRVAAVSAERNFLRSQLSNLGVVSTSSHANFLYLPRRDIPWPEVFADSGLRVRSYGDGGVRITVGERTSSRAVLRAVRAVAQ; encoded by the coding sequence ATGACCGGGGCGCTGCGCCTCGACCTCGGCCAGGACGAGCAGCCCATGCCTGTCGACCCGACGGCGTTGTCGCTCAACGAGAATCCGTTCCCGCCGTTGCCCAGTGTGCGCGAGGCGATCGACAACGCCGTGCGGGCTGCCAACCGTTATCCGGAGTTCCTGCCCGAGCGCCTCCGGCGGGTGATCGGGTCCCACATCGGCGTCGACGCGGGGCAGGTGGTGATCGGCGCCGGTGCGACGGGCGTGGCGATGCAGGTGCTCTCCGCAGTCACCAGCCCGGGTGATCAGATCGTGCTGAGCACACCGACGTTCGACGGCTATCCGATCCTGGCGAGGATGGCCCGCCTGAGCCCCGTGGTCATTTCCCTCGACCGGCGCGGACACCACGATCTGGACGCCATGGCCGACGCGGCCGCCGGCGCCAGGGTGGTGGTGCTGTGCCGGCCGCACAATCCCACCGGCACCCTCGAAACGCCCGCCGACGTCCACCGCTTTCTGCTGCGGGTGCCCGCGGAGACCGTCGTGCTGATCGACGAGGCCTACATCGAGTTCGTGGCGCGGCAGCTGCGCCTGGACACCCGGGTGATCATCGCACAGTTCCCGAACGTGGTTGTGGTGCGCACCTTCTCGAAGGCCTACGGGCTGGCCGGGATCCGGGTGGGATACGGCTTCTGCGCACCGGAGCTGGCCCGCACACTCTGGGCGATGCAGATGCCGTTCGGGACCGCCAGCACCGGGGTGGCCGCGGTCACGGCGTCCTACGCGGCCGAGGACCAGCTGCGGCGCCGGGTGGCTGCGGTGTCCGCCGAGCGGAACTTCCTGCGCTCGCAGCTCAGCAATCTGGGAGTCGTCAGCACCAGTTCACACGCCAACTTCCTCTACCTGCCCCGGCGCGACATACCGTGGCCAGAGGTCTTCGCCGACAGCGGACTGCGGGTGCGGTCCTACGGCGACGGTGGGGTCCGGATCACCGTCGGTGAGCGCACGTCCAGCCGCGCTGTGCTGCGGGCGGTGCGAGCAGTTGCGCAGTAG
- a CDS encoding methyltransferase: MTFSDRAVRRVPPVWLARSVEAVRNGLRKANLKSVPPPVGILDATMGSVAGAQTIYAAAQLGIADTLADGPLTAEAIAARIGTHPGATERLLRALTMQSVFTRRRDGTYQLTATAQALRSDSPMSVRPLLLMLSHPLYWEHWGRLAESVRTGDSSLQAAYGMPLFECLEHEPDVAQVFNDAMTCTSALVTPPLLAAYDFTDAGTVVDIGGGNGRLLSAILRAAPLTRGVLFDLAGTETEGRAHLRAEGLGDRSEVRTGSFFDTVPHGGDVYVLKHILHDWDDADAGRILGRVRAAMAPGARLLVIEAVLPAGNRPHLGKFLDLDMLIFAGGRERTAAEYEKLLGTHGFRLNRLIPTASHVSIIEAVGC, encoded by the coding sequence ATGACTTTCTCCGACAGGGCTGTTCGCCGAGTGCCGCCGGTATGGCTGGCCCGCTCGGTCGAAGCGGTCCGCAACGGGCTGCGTAAGGCCAACCTGAAATCCGTGCCGCCACCGGTCGGAATCCTGGACGCCACCATGGGAAGCGTCGCCGGCGCCCAGACGATCTACGCCGCGGCGCAGCTCGGCATCGCCGATACCCTGGCCGACGGCCCGCTGACCGCCGAGGCGATCGCCGCGCGCATCGGAACCCATCCCGGCGCGACGGAGCGGCTGCTGCGGGCCCTGACCATGCAGTCGGTCTTCACCCGTCGCCGTGACGGGACCTACCAGCTGACCGCCACCGCACAGGCACTGCGCAGTGATTCGCCGATGTCGGTGCGGCCGCTGCTGCTGATGCTCAGCCACCCGTTGTACTGGGAACACTGGGGCCGTCTCGCCGAGTCGGTGCGCACCGGTGACTCCAGTCTTCAAGCGGCATACGGGATGCCACTGTTCGAGTGCCTCGAGCACGAGCCCGACGTCGCACAGGTCTTCAACGATGCGATGACGTGTACCAGCGCACTGGTGACCCCGCCGCTGCTGGCGGCCTACGACTTCACCGATGCCGGCACGGTGGTGGACATCGGCGGCGGCAACGGCAGGCTGCTCTCGGCGATCCTGCGCGCCGCTCCCCTGACCCGCGGAGTGCTGTTCGACCTGGCCGGCACCGAAACCGAAGGTCGCGCCCATCTCCGGGCCGAGGGGCTCGGTGACCGCAGCGAGGTGCGCACCGGCTCGTTCTTCGACACGGTGCCCCACGGCGGTGATGTCTACGTACTCAAGCACATCCTGCACGACTGGGACGACGCCGACGCCGGCCGGATCCTGGGCCGGGTGCGCGCCGCCATGGCACCCGGGGCCAGGCTGCTGGTCATCGAGGCGGTGCTGCCTGCCGGTAATCGGCCGCACCTGGGCAAATTCCTGGACCTCGACATGTTGATCTTCGCGGGCGGCCGCGAGCGCACCGCCGCAGAATACGAGAAGCTGCTGGGCACTCACGGTTTCCGGCTGAACCGGCTGATCCCGACCGCCAGCCATGTCTCCATCATCGAAGCCGTCGGCTGCTGA